In Humulus lupulus chromosome 7, drHumLupu1.1, whole genome shotgun sequence, the following are encoded in one genomic region:
- the LOC133790926 gene encoding long chain acyl-CoA synthetase 7, peroxisomal-like, with product MEAPGHRRLQAIQSHLLPPINDESPSQINSNVTAGEFALGQGYSVVLPEKLQTGKWNVYRSARSPFKLLSRYVDHPEIGTLHDNFVHSVETFRNYKYLGTRIQLDGTVGEYKWMTFGEAGIAREEIGSALRLNGLQKGACIGLYFINRPEWLIVDHACAAYSYISVPLYDTLGPDAVQYVVNHADVQAIFCVPQTLNSLLTFLSEIPSVRLIVVVGGTDEHFPSLPSTSGVKLISYLKLISQGRSNLQPFCPPKPEDIATICYTSGTTGTPKGVVLTHGNFIASASGFSKAIKFYPSDVYISYLPLAHIFERTNQIVSAYFGVAIGFYQGDNMKLMDDMAALRPTIFCSVPRLYNRIYAGISNAVQSSGILRERLFRAAYNSKKQAIMSGRNPSPIWDKLVFNKIREKLGGRVRFMGSGASPLSSDVMDFLRVCFGCEVIEGYGMTETSCVISIMDEGDTLSGHVGSPSSACEIKLVDVPEMKYTSEDQPHPRGEICVRGPIVFQGYYKDDVQTREVIDGDGWLYTGDIGLWLPGGRLKIIDRKKNIFKLAQGEYIAPEKVENVYAKCKFVAQCFIYGDSFNSCLVAVVAVDPDILKEWAASEGIKYEDMGQLCNDPRARSAVLAEMDAIGREAQLRGFEFAKAVTLVPEPLSVENGLLTPTFKIKRPQAKAYFAKAISDMYSELSRSDPTLQNV from the exons ATGGAAGCACCTGGTCATCGTCGTCTCCAAGCGATCCAGTCTCACCTTCTTCCTCCAATCAACGATGAATCACCCTCGCAGATTAACTCCAACGTTACCGCGGGAGAGTTCGCTCTCG GGCAAGGGTACAGTGTAGTTCTTCCAGAAAAATTGCAAACGGGAAAGTGGAATGTGTATAG GTCGGCACGTTCGCCATTCAAGCTTCTTAGCAGATATGTTGATCATCCTGAAATTGGAACTTTACACGATAATTTTGT ACATTCAGTTGAGACTTTCCGGAACTACAAGTACTTGGGTACACGAATTCAATTGGATGGAACTGTTGGaga GTACAAATGGATGACGTTTGGAGAAGCTGGAATTGCTCGAGAAGAGATTGGTTCTGCCCTACGACTAAATGGACTACAAAAG GGAGCTTGCATTGGACTTTACTTCATAAACAGACCGGAATGGCTGATTGTGGACCATGCTTGTGCAGCATATTCATATATCTCAGTTCCATTATATGACACTTTAG GTCCAGATGCAGTTCAGTATGTTGTGAATCACGCTGATGTTCAGGCTATTTTTTGTGTTCCACAAACTCTGAATTCT TTGTTGACATTCTTATCTGAAATTCCATCTGTACGTCTTATAGTG GTTGTGGGAGGAACAGATGAACATTTTCCTTCACTTCCATCTACATCTGGggtaaaactgatatcctatttAAAACTAATAAGCCAG GGCCGCAGTAATCTGCAACCATTTTGCCCTCCTAAGCCTGAAGATATTGCAACCATATGCTACACAAGCGGAACTACTGGAACACCAAAG GGAGTTGTATTGACACATGGAAACTTTATTGCAAGTGCTTCTGGATTCAGTAAAGCGATCAAATTCTATCCATCTGATGT TTACATATCCTATCTACCTTTGGCACACATATTCGAAAGAACCAATCAAATAGTCTCGGCATACTTTGGTGTAGCTATTGGTTTCTACCAGGGG GACAATATGAAATTGATGGATGACATGGCTGCATTAAGACCTACAATTTTTTGTAGTGTTCCTCGGTTGTATAATCGAATCTATGCTGG AATTTCAAATGCTGTACAAAGTTCTGGTATTCTACGGGAGAGGCTATTCAGAGCTGCCTACAATTCCAAGAAGCAAGCCATAATGAGTG GCAGGAATCCATCTCCAATATGGGATAAGTTAGTTTTCAACAAAATCAGGGAAAAGCTTGGAGGACGAGTGCGTTTTATGGGATCGGGTGCATCTCCATTATCCTCTGATGTCATGGATTTTTTGAGGGT GTGCTTTGGATGTGAAGTGATTGAAGGATATGGTATGACTGAGACGTCTTGCGTTATAAGCATAATGGACGAAGGTGACACCTTATCGGGTCATGTTGGTTCCCCTAGTTCTGCCTGTG AAATAAAACTTGTGGATGTTCCAGAAATGAAGTACACCTCAGAGGATCAGCCTCATCCTCGTGGGGAAATTTGTGTCAGGGGTCCTATTGTTTTTCAAGGCTATTACAAAGATGATGTTCAAAC GAGAGAAGTAATTGATGGTGATGGCTGGCTGTACACAGGAGACATTGGATTGTGGTTACCTGGAGGCCGACTTAAGATTATTGACAG GAAAAAGAACATATTTAAGCTGGCGCAGGGAGAGTATATAGCACCAGAAAAAGTTGAGAATGTCTATGCCAAATGCAAATTCGTTGCTCAGTGTTTTATATATG GTGATAGCTTCAACTCTTGCCTAGTGGCTGTAGTTGCAGTGGACCCTGACATCTTGAAAGAGTGGGCTGCATCTGAAGGCATCAAG TATGAAGATATGGGACAACTATGCAACGATCCACGAGCAAGGTCAGCTGTTCTGGCAGAAATGGATGCCATTGGCAGGGAAGCTCAG TTGAGAGGATTTGAATTTGCCAAAGCTGTAACCTTGGTTCCTGAACCACTTTCTGTGGAGAATGGCCTTCTCACTCCCACATTCAAG ATTAAGAGGCCTCAAGCTAAAGCATACTTTGCCAAAGCAATTTCAGACATGTATTCTGAGCTGTCTAGATCTGATCCAACGTTGCAAAATGTGTGA
- the LOC133790927 gene encoding aminopeptidase P2: MQSLPSQAMRPFTHTQSLLPSLSSLSSSHSRYFRSIPILHKFNSHSKFLNNSPKAPLLTVRNCSSISAKPSSELRKKRTSSEADEKLRALRQLFSKPGIGIDAYIVPSQDAHQSEFIAECYMRRAYLSGFTGSAGTAVVTKDKAALWTDGRYFLQAEKQLSSSWILMRAGNLGVPTTSEWLNDVLAPGGRIGIDPFLFSWDAAEELRQAIAKKNHELVFLYDRNLVDEIWKESRPKPPNKPIRVHDLKYAGLDVASKLSSLRSELADAGSSAIVISMLDEIAWLLNLRGSDVPHSPVMYAYLMVEINKAKLFVDNSKVTTDVMKHLTSAGIELRPYESILSEVESLAAHGATLWLDRSSVNAAIIDTYNSACERCYEHLEKLGKTQMNDGLNGWSAAPAGIYKVSPVSFAKAIKNDAELEGMRNCHLRDAAALAQFWAWLEDEIHKDVKLTEVEVADKLLEFRSKQSGFMDTSFDTISGSGANGAIIHYKPEPDSCSIVDANKLFLLDSGAQYVDGTTDITRTVHFSEPTAREKECFTRVLKGHIAVDQAVFPENTPGFVLDAFARSSLWKTGLDYRHGTGHGVGAALNVHEGPQSISFRYGNMTPLQKGMIVSNEPGYYEDHAFGIRIENLLSVKEVDTPNRFGGIEYLGFEKLTFTPIQAKLIDLTLLSADEIAWLDDYHSQVWEKVSPLLEGSALQWLWNNTRPIIKQ, encoded by the exons ATGCAATCACTACCATCACAAGCCATGCGCCCTTTCACTCACACACAGTCTCTTCTTCCTTCTCTTTCGTCTCTCTCCTCCTCTCACTCTCGCTACTTCCGTTCCATCCCCATTCTCCACAAATTCAATTCCCACTCCAAATTTCTCAATAATTCCCCCAAGGCACCTTTATTGACTGTCCGAAACTGCTCTTCCATCTCCGCTAAGCCATCTTCGGAGCTCCGCAAGAAACGCACCAGTTCTGAGGCCGACGAGAAACTTCGAGCCCTCCGTCAGCTCTTCTCTAAGCCTGGGATCGGCATCGATGCCTATATCGTCCCATCTCAGGACGCTCACCAG AGTGAGTTTATTGCTGAATGTTATATGAGGAGGGCCTACCTATCTGGTTTTACGGGTAGTGCTGGAACTGCTGTTGTAACAAAGGATAAAGCAGCTTTATGGACAGACGGACGCTATTTTCTTCAG GCTGAGAAGCAATTAAGTTCTAGTTGGATTCTAATGCGAGCTGGTAATCTTGGAGTGCCTACCACTAGTGAATGGCTTAATGATGTATTGGCTCCCGGTGGGAGAATTGGCATTGACCCT TTCCTTTTTTCTTGGGATGCTGCAGAGGAACTGAGGCAGGCCATTGCTAAAAAGAATCATGAATTGGTTTTCCTATATGATAGAAACCTAGTGGATGAAATATGGAAAGAATCTAGACCGAAGCCTCCGAACAAACCAATTCGTGTGCATGACTTAAAATATGCTGGATTAGACGTGGCATCAAAATTGTCATCTTTGAGGTCGGAACTTGCTGATGCTGGATCATCTGCAATTGTTATATCCATGCTTGATGAAATTGCCTGGTTGTTAAACTTG AGAGGAAGTGACGTCCCACATTCTCCTGTTATGTATGCATACTTGATGGTGGAGATCAATAAGGCAAAATTATTTGTAGATAATTCTAAAGTCACCACAGATGTGATGAAGCACCTGACGAGTGCTGGGATTGAGTTGAGGCCATATGAGTCCATTCTCTCTGAAGTAGAAAG TTTGGCTGCACATGGAGCTACACTTTGGTTGGATAGATCTTCTGTCAATGCTGCTATTATTGACACCTACAATTCAGCCTGTGAAAGATGTTATGAGCACCTGGAGAAGTTAGGTAAGACTCAGATGAATGATGGCCTCAATGGTTGGTCGGCTGCTCCTGCTGGAATTTATAAAGTGTCTCCTGTCTCTTTTGCAAAAGCAATTAAAAATGATGCTGAGTTAGAAGGAATGAGAAACTGTCATTTAAG GGATGCAGCTGCTCTAGCTCAATTTTGGGCCTGGTTGGAAGATGAAATTCACAAGGATGTGAAATTAACAGAGGTGGAGGTTGCAGACAAGCTTCTTGAATTTCGTTCAAAGCAGAGTGGCTTTATGGATACAAGCTTTGACACTATAAGTG GTTCTGGTGCAAATGGTGCAATTATACACTACAAACCTGAGCCAGATAGCTGTAGCATCGTGGATGCAAATAAACTCTTCCTACTAGATAGTGGTGCTCAGTATGTTGATGGAACTACAGACATAACAAGGACTGTGCATTTCAGTGAACCTACAGCACGAGAAAAAGAGTGCTTCACAAGAGTTTTAAAG GGACATATAGCTGTTGATCAGGCAGTATTCCCTGAAAATACTCCTGGTTTTGTTTTGGATGCATTTGCTCGTTCATCTCTTTGGAAGACTGGACTTGATTATAGACATG GAACTGGGCATGGTGTAGGAGCTGCATTAAATGTTCATGAGGGCCCTCAAAGTATTAGTTTTCGATATGGAAATATGACTCCTTTGCAGAAAGGCATGATTGTTAGCAATGAACCTGGCTATTATGAAGACCATGCCTTTGGAATTCGAATTGAA AATCTGCTCTCTGTTAAAGAGGTTGATACACCAAATCGTTTTGGAGGTATTGAATATCTGGGGTTTGAAAAACTCACATTTACTCCTATTCAG GCTAAGTTGATTGACTTGACTTTGCTTTCTGCGGATGAGATAGCTTGGCTTGATGATTACCACTCTCAAGTTTGGGAAAAG GTCTCGCCGTTGCTGGAGGGTTCCGCTCTTCAGTGGCTCTGGAACAACACTCGACCAATCATCAAGCAGTGA